The Oscillatoria sp. FACHB-1407 genome includes a window with the following:
- a CDS encoding ABC transporter permease, which produces MTKVLTTVSNAPLWRLAWQRLRQRPLQYLLCILGIALGVAMMVSIDLANGSAQRAFALSTDAITGRATHRIEAIAPTGIPETVYTDLHRTAPSIPLAPIVEGYVLVDELGSQPMRLVGVDVLAESPFRNYFGAEGESLDAASVQLLTNPEAIVLSQDVATQYGVKLGDPLHLDIAGQHRTVTVIALVQTDDTLNRRALSTLLFADIATAQELLGQVGRLSYIDAIAHSPTEIDAIKTALPSGLKLETAEAQKNAVQQMTAAFELNLTALSLLALVVGMFLIYNTVTFSVVQRRPLFGILRCIGATQGQLFALILGEAALFSVIGSLLGVGLGIVLGRSIVGLITQTINDFYFVVSVQQVTLSNATIAKGLIIGVAAALFASALPALEAMSTTPTLTLQRSTLEGKVQKLLPLLTVSWIGFSLAGVALLRWSSGGLVAAFAGLFAVLLGAALLVPPAISLLMQVLAPVGYRLFGVVGRLAPRDILRSLSRTSVAIAALMVSVSVIVGVSVMIGSFRGTVVQWLDQTLQADIYVSPPTTTANRVLGKLDPQVVDALKQWEGLRFAVSYNDADVRVVDFERDAKLISADGDVSQGKRPYAWIRPGLEPDPWNALDAGEGVIISEALIRRDNLPAPPKTITLETPVGDRTFPVLAVFYDYSSDRGTIILDDNVYMNLWQDDRIASLGLFTQPNVDVESMAQDIRSQFQGRQDLLVQSNRSLRQGSLEIFDRTFAITGALQLLSVVVAFIGVLSTLMSLQLERTRELGILRATGMTPNQLGRLTLLETGLMGTLAGVFAMPLGFVLAWILIYVINVRSFGWTLQMALEARYFWQAWLVAIAAALLAGIYPALRLGRMNIATALRQE; this is translated from the coding sequence ATGACAAAAGTTTTGACAACCGTTTCTAATGCACCCCTCTGGCGATTAGCTTGGCAACGGTTGCGGCAGCGTCCCTTACAGTACCTCCTCTGCATTCTGGGGATTGCGTTGGGCGTTGCTATGATGGTGTCGATCGATCTGGCGAATGGGTCTGCTCAACGCGCCTTTGCCCTCTCAACGGATGCGATTACGGGACGCGCCACCCATCGGATTGAAGCGATCGCCCCGACAGGGATTCCCGAAACCGTTTACACTGACCTGCACCGGACGGCTCCCAGCATTCCCCTCGCGCCGATTGTGGAGGGCTACGTGCTGGTAGATGAGTTGGGATCTCAGCCAATGCGCCTGGTGGGAGTGGATGTGCTGGCAGAATCCCCGTTTCGCAACTATTTTGGAGCCGAGGGGGAAAGTTTAGATGCCGCTTCGGTGCAGTTACTCACCAATCCTGAGGCGATCGTCCTCTCTCAAGATGTGGCGACTCAGTACGGAGTGAAGCTGGGCGATCCGTTGCATCTCGACATCGCCGGACAGCACCGAACCGTCACCGTAATTGCCCTCGTCCAGACCGACGATACCCTCAACCGTCGCGCCCTGAGTACCTTACTATTCGCTGACATTGCCACTGCTCAAGAACTATTGGGACAGGTGGGCAGGTTGAGCTACATTGATGCGATCGCCCATTCCCCCACAGAAATAGACGCAATCAAGACTGCCCTGCCCTCTGGCTTAAAGCTTGAAACGGCTGAAGCTCAAAAAAATGCGGTGCAGCAAATGACGGCTGCCTTTGAGCTAAATCTAACGGCGTTGAGTCTGCTGGCACTGGTAGTCGGGATGTTTTTGATCTATAACACCGTCACCTTTAGCGTGGTGCAGCGTCGCCCCCTATTCGGGATTCTGCGCTGTATTGGAGCCACTCAGGGGCAGTTATTTGCCCTGATTTTGGGAGAAGCCGCACTGTTTAGCGTCATCGGTTCCCTGTTGGGCGTGGGTTTGGGGATTGTGTTGGGGCGCAGCATTGTGGGATTGATCACTCAAACGATTAATGACTTTTACTTTGTGGTTTCCGTTCAGCAAGTTACGCTGTCGAATGCCACGATCGCCAAAGGTTTGATTATCGGAGTTGCTGCCGCTCTGTTTGCGTCTGCGTTACCTGCCCTGGAAGCGATGAGTACTACACCCACGCTGACCTTGCAGCGATCGACGTTAGAAGGCAAAGTCCAAAAGCTTTTGCCGCTGTTGACTGTTAGCTGGATTGGGTTCTCCTTAGCTGGAGTTGCCCTTTTGCGGTGGTCGTCTGGTGGGCTGGTCGCTGCTTTCGCAGGACTGTTTGCTGTCTTGTTGGGAGCCGCTTTGCTGGTTCCCCCTGCGATTTCGCTGTTGATGCAGGTTCTCGCTCCGGTGGGCTATCGTCTGTTTGGCGTGGTGGGGCGATTGGCTCCGCGTGACATTCTGCGATCGCTCAGTCGAACTTCGGTGGCGATCGCAGCTTTGATGGTGTCGGTGTCGGTGATTGTGGGCGTGTCGGTAATGATTGGGTCGTTCCGGGGAACGGTGGTGCAATGGCTGGATCAGACCCTCCAGGCGGATATTTACGTTTCACCGCCTACCACAACGGCAAATCGCGTTTTGGGTAAGCTCGATCCTCAAGTAGTAGATGCCCTGAAGCAGTGGGAAGGGCTGCGGTTTGCGGTGAGTTACAACGATGCCGATGTGCGCGTGGTGGACTTTGAGCGGGATGCCAAGCTGATCTCAGCCGATGGCGATGTATCGCAAGGTAAACGTCCCTACGCCTGGATTCGTCCCGGTCTGGAACCCGATCCCTGGAACGCTCTCGATGCAGGAGAAGGCGTGATCATCTCCGAAGCTCTGATCCGTCGGGACAATCTACCTGCTCCACCCAAAACGATCACGTTAGAAACGCCAGTGGGCGATCGCACCTTCCCGGTGTTAGCCGTTTTCTACGACTATTCCTCCGATCGCGGCACGATCATTCTAGATGACAACGTTTATATGAACCTGTGGCAGGACGATCGCATCGCTTCTCTGGGATTGTTCACTCAACCCAATGTGGATGTGGAGTCAATGGCGCAGGACATTCGATCGCAATTCCAGGGACGACAGGATCTGCTGGTGCAATCTAACCGCAGTTTGCGGCAGGGGTCATTAGAGATTTTCGATCGCACCTTTGCCATTACTGGCGCACTCCAATTACTGTCAGTCGTGGTCGCCTTCATTGGCGTTCTCAGCACGTTAATGAGTCTGCAACTGGAACGGACGCGAGAACTGGGTATCCTCCGCGCCACAGGCATGACACCCAACCAGTTAGGACGGCTCACCCTGCTAGAAACTGGACTGATGGGCACACTGGCAGGAGTTTTCGCGATGCCGCTGGGGTTTGTTCTCGCCTGGATTTTGATCTACGTCATCAACGTTCGTTCCTTTGGCTGGACACTGCAAATGGCACTGGAAGCCCGCTATTTCTGGCAGGCGTGGCTGGTGGCGATCGCCGCCGCGTTACTGGCAGGCATCTATCCCGCTCTCCGGTTGGGACGCATGAACATTGCTACTGCTTTGAGACAGGAGTGA
- a CDS encoding response regulator — MSDGQIEYHFQRIKQQIMALQEDSPPDWEAIDAALEDLQVTYEQMQANSEAAEVLQEELLQQKQYYQDLFQFFPIASLVTDANGVILEANQAIAQLLNVSSSYLIGKSLAGFVRESDDPFRERRGNWATFQAHLNQLSHRAGTQIWRMSLCPRDCEPIVAEVHVAIARNRDGQTEHLRMGVYNLSQSQGTASVTERTSVDPLQRSLLDVVPTDLPRSPLPESLDGLQVLVVDDEADIREFITAVLETHGIGVRAVASATAALEELERFRPDVLLSDIRMPGENGYHLIRQIRALEAEKGGHLPAAAITAYLDEDREKSLQAGFEAHLYKLVQPGEWVEMVAQLANQASR; from the coding sequence ATGAGTGATGGACAGATTGAATATCATTTTCAGCGCATCAAACAGCAGATTATGGCTCTGCAAGAAGACAGCCCCCCTGATTGGGAAGCAATTGATGCAGCACTTGAGGATTTGCAAGTAACCTACGAGCAGATGCAGGCGAACTCAGAAGCAGCCGAGGTTCTACAGGAGGAACTGCTTCAGCAGAAGCAATATTATCAGGACTTGTTTCAGTTTTTCCCGATCGCCTCCTTAGTGACCGATGCCAACGGTGTGATTTTAGAGGCGAATCAGGCGATCGCTCAACTCCTGAACGTCTCTTCCAGTTACCTGATCGGAAAATCTCTAGCTGGTTTTGTGAGGGAGAGCGATGATCCCTTTAGAGAACGGCGAGGCAACTGGGCTACTTTTCAGGCTCACCTCAACCAACTGTCTCACAGGGCGGGCACGCAAATCTGGCGTATGAGCTTGTGTCCTCGTGATTGTGAACCCATTGTGGCTGAAGTGCATGTGGCGATCGCCCGTAACAGAGATGGACAGACTGAACATCTGCGAATGGGGGTGTACAACTTGAGCCAATCTCAAGGTACTGCTTCGGTTACCGAGAGAACGTCGGTCGATCCCCTGCAACGCTCACTTCTAGACGTTGTTCCTACAGATCTACCTAGGTCGCCGTTGCCTGAGTCCCTCGACGGCTTACAGGTGCTTGTGGTAGATGACGAAGCAGATATTCGTGAATTTATTACTGCTGTTTTAGAAACACACGGCATCGGAGTCAGGGCAGTGGCAAGTGCGACGGCAGCGTTAGAAGAATTAGAACGATTTCGTCCAGACGTTTTGCTCAGCGACATTCGGATGCCGGGTGAAAACGGCTATCACTTAATTCGGCAAATTCGCGCGCTCGAAGCGGAGAAGGGAGGGCATCTTCCTGCTGCTGCGATTACGGCTTATCTCGATGAAGACCGGGAAAAGTCCCTGCAAGCTGGGTTTGAGGCACATTTATATAAGCTGGTTCAACCCGGCGAGTGGGTTGAGATGGTCGCTCAATTAGCTAACCAGGCTTCTCGTTGA
- a CDS encoding lipocalin-like domain-containing protein has protein sequence MLPSPAIAANSVTWQELPASSGEYRKAIAVQDWHFPEDFGSHNDYQTEWWYYTGNLETDEGRPFGFQLTFFRQAISPTVAAESTRSGWRTNQIYSAHFTVSDIEGEGFYPDERFSRNVIGLAGAEATPYRVWLNDWSATELEAGVVRLQAQSEDVAIDLTVQQTRPPVLQGDRGLSVKGLEPGNASYYYSLVQQPTTGTITVKGESFAVRGKTWKDHEYSTSALTAGTVGWDWFSIELDDGSALMLYQLRHEDGTPEVTSAGTFVSPSGETTHLTPDDWTINVLNTWKSPRSKAAYPAQWQIHIPRLKLVLEGRSLLSDQELNTSTATYWEGATAFKGTIQDQPIQGEGYVELTGYATRLDSLLSASTP, from the coding sequence ATGCTTCCATCTCCTGCGATCGCCGCCAATTCCGTTACCTGGCAGGAGTTACCCGCCTCCAGTGGGGAATATCGGAAAGCGATCGCCGTTCAGGACTGGCACTTCCCAGAAGATTTCGGTTCCCACAACGACTACCAGACAGAATGGTGGTACTACACGGGCAACTTAGAAACTGACGAAGGCAGACCGTTTGGCTTTCAACTTACCTTCTTCCGACAGGCGATTTCTCCTACCGTAGCGGCAGAATCCACGCGATCGGGTTGGCGCACGAACCAGATTTACTCTGCTCACTTCACGGTGAGCGACATTGAAGGGGAAGGCTTCTATCCCGATGAGCGGTTTAGCCGTAATGTGATTGGGTTAGCCGGAGCAGAGGCAACCCCTTACCGCGTCTGGTTAAACGACTGGTCGGCAACCGAACTGGAAGCCGGAGTTGTGCGACTGCAAGCCCAATCTGAGGATGTAGCCATTGATCTCACGGTTCAGCAAACTCGCCCTCCCGTTTTGCAGGGCGATCGCGGCTTGAGCGTTAAGGGACTGGAACCGGGAAATGCGTCGTACTACTACTCTCTGGTGCAACAGCCTACCACTGGAACCATCACCGTCAAGGGAGAATCTTTTGCGGTACGGGGCAAAACCTGGAAAGATCACGAATATTCAACAAGTGCCTTAACAGCAGGGACGGTCGGCTGGGATTGGTTCTCCATCGAACTGGATGATGGCTCTGCCCTGATGCTGTATCAATTGCGTCACGAAGATGGCACCCCTGAAGTGACCTCCGCAGGCACGTTTGTTTCCCCATCAGGAGAGACGACCCATCTCACGCCCGACGATTGGACGATCAACGTCCTCAACACCTGGAAAAGCCCCCGCAGTAAAGCGGCTTATCCGGCTCAGTGGCAGATTCACATTCCTCGCTTAAAGCTTGTTTTAGAGGGGCGATCGCTCCTCTCTGATCAGGAACTCAATACCTCCACTGCAACCTACTGGGAAGGGGCAACTGCTTTCAAAGGCACGATTCAAGACCAACCGATTCAAGGGGAAGGTTATGTAGAACTGACAGGGTACGCCACCCGCCTGGATTCTCTGCTGTCTGCCAGCACACCGTAG